The genomic segment GAGTTCCGTCGTCGACGATCGTGCAGACGTCCGACGCCACACGTTTCCCTACCAAGTTCGAGAAGGCCGATGTTTTTTTCCGGTTAAAGTCCGCTTCCAGGCCGTGCCCGATCGCCTCGTGCAATAGGATACCGGGCCACCCGCCGGCCAGAACCACCGGCATGACCCCGGCCGGAGCATCCACGGCGGATAAGTTCAGGATCGCTTCTCTCGCCGCTTCCCGCGCATAACTCAAATGTCGATCGTCCTCGCGGTAGTATTCGAACCCAACCCGGCCGCCCCCGCCGAAGCTCCCGACCTGTCGATTGTCATGGTCCTCGGCAATACAGGTGATCTGCAGCCGGGACAATGGTTGAACGTCGCTGACCAGCGACCCGTCGGAGGTCGCCACTACCACCACCTTGTACTCCGTGTTAAAGGATGCCATCACGTTCTTGATCCGGGGATCGTATCGCCTGGCTTCGGCATCAATTTCATTCAACAGCGCCACACGATCAGCCGTCGCAACCTCGGCCTTCGCCCGTTCGATGGGATACAGATCTCGGGTCGGTCGGCGCTGGACGGGCACCGGAACGGGTGCGCCTCCCCGGGGGGAGTTGGCGATGTACCGTGCCGTATCGGCCGCGCTCTCCAGATCCTTCTTCGTCAATTCATCCGAGTAGGCAAACCCGGTTTTTTCACCTGCGGTCGCCCGGACCCCGACTCCTTGGGATACGCTCTTGGCGGCACGTTTGACGATCCCTTCCTCCATCGAAACCGATTCCGAAGTGCGGGATTCGAAATAGAGGTCCGCATAATCAACGTCCCTCACGTTCAATCGGTCGAGCGCGTGCTGCGCCTCGACTTCCGTGACACCGAATCTGCTCAGCGGGACCGGCTCCAGCATACGTCGGATTTCCTCCTCGCCATCCATCTGATGATAGGCGAGTATAGCCCATTCATTTCCGTAGCCGCAATGCGCTGGATCCTATCATCACGTCAATTTACGTAGTTCCTGAGTTGATCTTAGTTATCGTTGACATTCCGTACCCCCGCCAGTAGACTTTCCCCACTTTTCTCTCATGTTGGACATTGAGGAGCAGACTCTAGGTCCGTATGGCACACCACCCCCCTTCGAGTTTTGAGCACCTGTCCGAAACCGAACTGACCGCTAAGTTGGAGCCGGACCTGCTCCCGAAACATGTCGCGGTCATCATGGACGGCAACGGTCGTTGGGCGGAACTGCGAGGTCTCCCGCGCATCGCAGGCCATCGTGAAGGGATCAATTCCGTCAGAGAGATGATCACCCTCTGTCTGGAACTCGGCATCCATGCGCTGACCATCTATGCGTTTTCGCAGGAAAATTGGAAACGGCCGACCCAGGAAATCAGCGCGCTCATGGGACTCTTGGAGCATTATCTTTCCACGGAACGGACCAGCTTGATCGAACAAGGCGTATGCTTCCGCGCCATTGGTCGCCACGAGTTGCTGCCTCCGTCGGCTCAACACTGGGTTCACACGACCGAAAAAGAAACGGCGCATCTCGACAAGCTGATCCTGACGGTCGCCCTCAGCTATGGCGGACGTGCAGAGATCGTCGATGCGGTCAAGGCACTGATTGAGGATGTCCGGACAGGAACCGTCCAACAGAGCCATATCGACGAAACCACGATCCAGCAGTATCTCTACACCCATCCGCTCCAGGATCCGGACTTATTGATTCGAACGAGCGGAGAAACCAGGATCAGCAACTTTCTTCTGTGGCAGCTGGCCTACACGGAGTTGTGCTTCACCCCGACCTTGTGGCCTGATTTTCGGCGACGGGAGTTCCTCTTGGCACTGATCGAGTATCAACGGCGGGAGCGCCGCTTCGGGCGCGTGCTGAGCACCGTGCCGTCGTAACCCTTGTGGGATATCCACTCACCATCAAAGCGATCGCCCACTGCTCGACATCCGTGACCACCCCACCCACACGCCCCCGACAGTTCGATCGCCGGCGTCTTTATACGGCCGCGGTGCTGATCCCCGGGGTCTACGTCATTATCGTACACCTTGCTCCATGGGCCTTGACGCTGCTGTTGGTAGCCGTCGGGTCCATTGCGTTGCTGGAGTTCTACCACATCTGTTTTCAAGCTCGGTTCAACCGTCTCATCGTCGGAGTCGGACTTGCCGCGTTTGTCTTGGTCGTCGCCCGCGATCACCTGTCGCTTGCCTTGGTGAATCTTCTGGCGGCCTCGGCACTCGTCGGATCCATTGCGGTCTCCTTATTGTCCGGCGAGGCGAATTCTCGAGTGAAAGATAGCCTGATCCTCCTCTTCGGTGTCCTATATGTTGGCGTCCCCCTGAGCACTGTGGTATCGACCCGTTCGTTGCCGGATGGCGAATTTCTCGCGCTGTTTCTGGCGATCGTCACATGGGCCTCCGATACCGGCGCCTACTACACCGGAACCTTATGGGGCAAACACCCGCTCTTGCCGTCGATCAGCCCCAAGAAGACCATCGAGGGAGTCCTCGGAGGTCTCGCACTGGCCATAGGAGCCGCATTATTGGCTCAGTGGTGGTTCGCCGCGCGGCTTACACCGTCAGATGCGTTGATTCTTGGTGTGCTGCTGACGGGAACGGGTCTTCTCGGAGACCTGTTCGAATCGTCCATCAAACGAAGAACGGGTGTTAAGGATTCCGGTGGCATCCTGCCGGGCCATGGCGGGATGCTGGACCGCATCGATAGTCTCTTGTTCACCGCCCCCGCCTTCTACTACTATGTCGCCTGCGTTCGCGGCCTGTCACCGCCTCTATAAAGAAGATGCGAGAGGAGAGGATATGAAGTCGATTATCATCTTGGGATCGACCGGATCGATCGGAACCAATACGCTCGACATCGTGCGGCGCTTTTCGGATGAATTCCGCGTCGTCGGACTGACGGCGGGAGGTAACGTCGACAAGCTCGAATCGCAGATCCGCGAATTCCGACCCGAAGCCGTGGCGGTCTCCACGGAATCTTCCGCAGCGGTGCTCCGAAGCCGGTGTGCCGATCTTCCGGTTGAGATCCTGGCCGGTGAAGAAGGCATCACACAGGTGGCCTCGATGCCGAATGCCGAACTGGTGATTTCCGCCATCGTGGGAGCGGCCGGGCTCGTCCCGACCTTGGCCGCCATCCGCAGCGGAAAACACATTGCCCTCGCCAATAAGGAGCCGATGGTGATGGCAGGTAAGCTGATGCAGGATGAAGCCCGGAAACATAGCGTCAGGATTTTTCCGGTCGACAGCGAACACAGCGCCATCTTTCAGTCATTGGAAGGACATCGGATTGAAGATGTTCGGCGACTGATCCTCACGGCGTCCGGTGGAGCGCTCTGGACGCTGGCCCAGGAGGAACTCCAGAGCGTGACACCGGAACGGGCTCTGCAGCACCCCAATTGGAAAATGGGTTCCAAGATCACCATCGACTCGGCCACGTTGATGAACAAAGGATTGGAAGTGGTGGAAGCCCGATGGCTCTTCGACATTCCCGAGTCCAATATCGACGTGCTGGTTCATCGAGAAAGCATCATTCATTCTTTGGTAGAATACAAAGACCGTT from the Nitrospira sp. SG-bin1 genome contains:
- the tldD gene encoding metalloprotease TldD (responsible for the proteolytic maturation of the E. coli pMccB17 plasmid-encoded microcin B17, an exported protein that targets the essential topoisomerase II DNA gyrase; degrades the E. coli plasmid F-encoded CcdA); amino-acid sequence: MDGEEEIRRMLEPVPLSRFGVTEVEAQHALDRLNVRDVDYADLYFESRTSESVSMEEGIVKRAAKSVSQGVGVRATAGEKTGFAYSDELTKKDLESAADTARYIANSPRGGAPVPVPVQRRPTRDLYPIERAKAEVATADRVALLNEIDAEARRYDPRIKNVMASFNTEYKVVVVATSDGSLVSDVQPLSRLQITCIAEDHDNRQVGSFGGGGRVGFEYYREDDRHLSYAREAAREAILNLSAVDAPAGVMPVVLAGGWPGILLHEAIGHGLEADFNRKKTSAFSNLVGKRVASDVCTIVDDGTLPFRRGSLNMDDEGTPTSCTTLIEKGILRRYITDKLNARLMGIPLTGNGRRENYQSVVLPRMTNTFMLAGESDPRDIIRSVKKGLYAVSFGGGQVDITNGKFVFSASEAYLIEDGQITKPVKGATLIGSGPEILTKVSMVGHDLKLDNGIGTCGKDGQSVPVGVGLPTIRIDEITVGGTQR
- a CDS encoding isoprenyl transferase, with product MAHHPPSSFEHLSETELTAKLEPDLLPKHVAVIMDGNGRWAELRGLPRIAGHREGINSVREMITLCLELGIHALTIYAFSQENWKRPTQEISALMGLLEHYLSTERTSLIEQGVCFRAIGRHELLPPSAQHWVHTTEKETAHLDKLILTVALSYGGRAEIVDAVKALIEDVRTGTVQQSHIDETTIQQYLYTHPLQDPDLLIRTSGETRISNFLLWQLAYTELCFTPTLWPDFRRREFLLALIEYQRRERRFGRVLSTVPS
- a CDS encoding 1-deoxy-D-xylulose-5-phosphate reductoisomerase (catalyzes the NADP-dependent rearrangement and reduction of 1-deoxy-D-xylulose-5-phosphate (DXP) to 2-C-methyl-D-erythritol 4-phosphate), coding for MKSIIILGSTGSIGTNTLDIVRRFSDEFRVVGLTAGGNVDKLESQIREFRPEAVAVSTESSAAVLRSRCADLPVEILAGEEGITQVASMPNAELVISAIVGAAGLVPTLAAIRSGKHIALANKEPMVMAGKLMQDEARKHSVRIFPVDSEHSAIFQSLEGHRIEDVRRLILTASGGALWTLAQEELQSVTPERALQHPNWKMGSKITIDSATLMNKGLEVVEARWLFDIPESNIDVLVHRESIIHSLVEYKDRSMIAQLGLPDMRTPISYAMRHPARMSLDLPSLDLTEIGHLTFCKPDHDRFPCLNLGYESLRIGGTMPAAMNAANEIAVEAFLNHGLRFCEIPQVIRSTMEAHVRREITRLDDALEADRWAREKAESLVHALPR